From Actinoplanes oblitus, a single genomic window includes:
- a CDS encoding helix-turn-helix domain-containing protein, translating into MTQDGELDALVRQRIRSLRVARGWSLDELASRAYLTPSTLSRIETGHRRIALDQLTAIARALSTTLDQLVESGRDEDVVIRPHHDEQRGMTTWLLTRDTAPAGMTVAKLRVDRPAPADLRVHPGRDWFVVLSGTIVLRLAERTITVRAGEAAEFSTMVPHAFGSAGGPAEVLCILDQEGERSHLGPR; encoded by the coding sequence ATGACGCAAGACGGCGAACTCGACGCCCTGGTCCGCCAGCGGATCCGCAGTCTCCGGGTCGCCCGCGGCTGGTCCCTGGACGAGCTGGCCTCCCGCGCCTACCTCACCCCGTCCACCCTGAGCCGCATCGAGACCGGCCACCGCCGGATCGCCCTCGACCAGCTCACCGCCATCGCCCGGGCCCTCAGCACCACCCTCGACCAGCTCGTCGAGTCCGGCCGCGACGAGGACGTGGTGATCCGCCCGCACCACGACGAGCAGCGCGGCATGACCACCTGGCTGCTCACCCGCGACACCGCCCCGGCCGGCATGACCGTCGCCAAGCTGCGCGTCGACCGCCCGGCCCCCGCCGACCTGCGCGTGCACCCCGGCCGCGACTGGTTCGTGGTCCTCTCCGGCACCATCGTCCTGCGCCTGGCCGAGCGCACCATCACGGTCCGCGCCGGCGAGGCCGCCGAGTTCTCCACGATGGTCCCGCACGCCTTCGGCTCGGCCGGCGGACCCGCCGAAGTCCTCTGCATCCTCGACCAGGAGGGCGAGCGCTCCCACCTAGGCCCGAGATGA
- a CDS encoding VOC family protein, translating to MPVGRRHHLIVDCPDPRRLARFWSAVLGEPITHDDGDFVVVSADTTTSGMAFQRAPDQRAATWPDPAVPQQMHVDVMVDDVEVAGAAVVALGAVRLAGEDVFADPAGHPFCLIRRPGWAPPID from the coding sequence ATGCCTGTCGGACGCCGGCACCATCTGATCGTCGACTGCCCGGATCCGCGGCGGCTGGCGCGGTTCTGGAGTGCGGTGCTCGGGGAGCCGATCACCCACGACGACGGGGACTTCGTGGTGGTGTCGGCGGACACCACCACGTCCGGGATGGCGTTCCAGCGGGCGCCGGACCAGCGGGCGGCGACCTGGCCGGATCCGGCGGTGCCGCAGCAGATGCACGTGGACGTGATGGTGGACGACGTCGAGGTGGCGGGGGCGGCGGTGGTCGCGCTCGGTGCGGTGCGGCTGGCCGGGGAGGACGTGTTCGCCGATCCGGCGGGGCATCCGTTCTGCCTGATCCGGCGGCCCGGCTGGGCGCCGCCGATCGACTGA
- a CDS encoding nucleotidyl transferase AbiEii/AbiGii toxin family protein, whose product MTSSSVDDFYRDVARIALAVADKHRFVLGGGVAWLVNGLVARPTEDIDLFTDTEGAVLAAAGEVVAALTEAGYRVVREEGDELFAGMDADIQEFLVAGEHRALRLTLCRLDRRRTPVVMDLGPVMHLDDLVATKVAALVTRREVRDYIDVAAALERYPLERVLELAYAADPALEPEEIADAGRYLDRLDDVRFTLYGLDAGMIAQLRERLAGWPRA is encoded by the coding sequence GTGACCAGTTCCAGCGTCGACGACTTCTACCGCGATGTCGCGCGGATCGCCCTGGCTGTCGCCGACAAGCACCGGTTCGTCCTCGGTGGCGGCGTCGCCTGGCTGGTCAACGGCCTGGTCGCCCGCCCCACCGAGGACATCGACCTGTTCACCGACACCGAGGGCGCGGTGCTCGCGGCGGCCGGCGAGGTGGTCGCGGCCCTGACCGAGGCCGGCTATCGGGTGGTCCGCGAGGAGGGCGACGAGTTGTTCGCCGGGATGGACGCGGACATCCAGGAGTTCCTGGTGGCCGGCGAGCACCGGGCCCTGCGGCTGACGCTGTGCCGGCTGGACCGGCGGCGCACCCCGGTGGTGATGGACCTCGGTCCGGTGATGCACCTGGACGACCTGGTCGCGACGAAGGTGGCGGCGCTGGTCACCCGGCGCGAGGTCCGTGACTACATCGACGTGGCGGCGGCGCTGGAACGCTATCCGCTGGAGCGGGTGCTGGAGCTGGCCTACGCGGCGGATCCGGCACTGGAACCGGAGGAGATCGCCGACGCCGGCCGCTACCTGGATCGGCTCGACGACGTCCGGTTCACCCTGTACGGCCTCGATGCCGGAATGATCGCCCAGCTACGAGAGCGCCTCGCGGGCTGGCCGCGGGCATAG
- a CDS encoding MFS transporter: MAVTGALLDLRPLRSSPAFRRLWIGTTLSGFGSQMTLVAVMYQVWQQTGSTVWTGAVGLAQALPVVVFGLFAGALADRAERRRLALLTTAGCAACTGLLAVQGLLGPAPVMVVLVLVAVQSCVGAAGGPVARSYLPHLLRREQLGAGLALNHLSFQASMLVGPAVGGLVLGWSGVSGCYLVDTVSFGLAFVGVRGLPALPPAGGPAVSGARAVADGLRFLAGHRVVRTALLTDLAATVLAMPISLFALMNTTWFDGDPRTFGLFLTAIAVGGLIASALSGTYSGLARPQPVMLGASAVWGAALALFGLAGGPWLGLGCLVVAGAADTVAVVSRGTVVQLHTPAGLLGRVAAAEQIVGQAGPDLGNMRAGLVARLTSGPVALASGGVLCVLAVTALAAGGGRRQASGAERLSPDRA; the protein is encoded by the coding sequence GTGGCGGTGACCGGCGCACTGCTCGACCTGCGGCCGCTGCGCTCCTCGCCGGCCTTCCGGCGGCTCTGGATCGGGACGACGCTCTCCGGGTTCGGCAGCCAGATGACGCTGGTCGCGGTGATGTACCAGGTGTGGCAGCAGACCGGCAGCACCGTCTGGACCGGCGCGGTCGGGCTCGCCCAGGCGCTGCCGGTCGTGGTGTTCGGCCTGTTCGCCGGTGCCCTCGCGGATCGCGCCGAGCGTCGCCGGCTCGCCCTGCTCACCACCGCCGGCTGCGCGGCCTGCACCGGGCTGCTCGCCGTGCAGGGCCTCCTCGGACCGGCGCCGGTGATGGTCGTCCTGGTGCTGGTCGCGGTGCAGTCCTGCGTCGGGGCGGCCGGGGGACCGGTCGCGCGCAGCTATCTGCCGCACCTGTTGCGCCGGGAGCAGCTGGGTGCCGGGCTCGCGCTGAACCACCTGTCGTTCCAGGCGTCGATGCTGGTCGGGCCGGCGGTGGGCGGGCTGGTCCTGGGCTGGTCCGGGGTGAGCGGGTGCTACCTGGTGGACACGGTGAGCTTCGGGCTGGCGTTCGTCGGCGTGCGCGGGCTCCCGGCGCTGCCACCGGCCGGCGGGCCGGCGGTCTCCGGGGCCCGCGCGGTGGCGGACGGGCTGCGGTTCCTGGCCGGGCACCGGGTGGTGCGCACCGCGCTGCTCACCGACCTGGCGGCCACCGTGCTGGCGATGCCGATCAGCCTGTTCGCGCTGATGAACACGACCTGGTTCGACGGCGATCCGCGGACGTTCGGGCTGTTCCTGACGGCGATCGCGGTGGGCGGGCTGATCGCGTCGGCGCTGTCCGGGACGTACTCCGGGCTGGCCCGGCCGCAGCCGGTGATGCTCGGCGCGTCGGCGGTGTGGGGTGCGGCGCTCGCCCTGTTCGGGCTGGCCGGCGGTCCGTGGCTGGGCCTCGGCTGCCTGGTGGTGGCCGGGGCGGCGGACACCGTGGCGGTGGTCTCGCGCGGGACCGTGGTGCAGCTGCACACGCCGGCGGGGTTGCTCGGGCGGGTGGCGGCGGCGGAGCAGATCGTCGGGCAGGCCGGGCCGGATCTGGGCAACATGCGGGCCGGGCTGGTGGCCCGGCTGACGTCCGGGCCGGTGGCGCTGGCCAGCGGGGGCGTGCTGTGCGTGCTGGCGGTCACGGCGCTGGCCGCGGGTGGCGGCCGGCGTCAGGCCTCCGGCGCCGAGCGGCTCTCGCCGGACCGGGCGTAG
- a CDS encoding MarR family winged helix-turn-helix transcriptional regulator yields MTEFADPTEHAVWRSLWDLQAALDADIASLYAEANLDGLKPVWVKELIKLHVHGPMTISELAAAVGRTHSALSQKVSAMRAAGWVRTAAGADGRTKKVALTEKAAGVVGRLAAEWRATEAAVAEIEAELPYPMTRVVRDIEEVLRRRSFRDRIAGKLAGDPAWR; encoded by the coding sequence ATGACCGAATTCGCTGACCCGACCGAGCACGCCGTCTGGCGCTCGCTGTGGGACCTGCAGGCGGCGCTGGACGCGGACATCGCGAGTCTGTACGCCGAGGCGAACCTCGACGGACTCAAACCCGTCTGGGTGAAAGAGCTGATCAAGCTGCACGTGCACGGGCCCATGACGATCAGCGAGCTGGCCGCGGCGGTCGGGCGGACCCACTCGGCGCTGAGCCAGAAGGTGTCGGCGATGCGCGCGGCCGGATGGGTGCGGACCGCGGCGGGGGCGGACGGGCGTACCAAGAAAGTGGCTCTGACCGAGAAGGCGGCGGGTGTGGTCGGGCGGCTGGCGGCGGAGTGGCGGGCCACCGAGGCGGCGGTGGCCGAGATCGAGGCGGAACTGCCGTACCCGATGACCCGGGTGGTGCGGGACATCGAGGAGGTGCTGCGGCGCCGGAGCTTCCGGGACCGGATCGCCGGGAAACTGGCCGGTGACCCGGCGTGGCGGTGA
- the efeU gene encoding iron uptake transporter permease EfeU → MTAIYLIGLREGLEITLVVSILVAFLVKSDRKPMLRLVWAGVALAAALSVGFAVLLQQGITKLSSTHQELFEAIASFVAVAFVTWMIFWMRRMARFMGRELRGRMEAAIEVGPAAVAGVAFLAVIREGLETSILFYAAAQGAADSARPLIGISLGLLTAVVLGWLLYISAVRINLSTFFTWTGALLVLVAAGIFKYGFHDLQESNVLGGLDHHAFDVTSAFPPAAWYSELLRGMVNFTPAPTVVETVAWLAYGIPVLVLFLWPARKPAPAPAPTTAS, encoded by the coding sequence ATGACCGCCATCTACCTCATCGGCCTCCGCGAGGGCTTGGAGATCACTCTAGTGGTTTCCATCCTCGTGGCCTTCCTGGTCAAGAGCGACCGCAAGCCGATGCTCCGCCTGGTGTGGGCCGGCGTCGCGTTGGCGGCCGCCCTCTCGGTCGGCTTCGCCGTGCTGCTGCAGCAGGGCATCACCAAGCTCAGCTCGACGCACCAGGAGCTGTTCGAGGCGATCGCCTCGTTCGTGGCGGTGGCCTTCGTCACCTGGATGATCTTCTGGATGCGCCGGATGGCCCGCTTCATGGGCCGGGAGCTGCGCGGCAGGATGGAGGCGGCGATCGAGGTCGGCCCGGCCGCCGTCGCCGGGGTGGCCTTCCTCGCGGTGATCCGTGAGGGCCTGGAGACCTCCATCCTGTTCTACGCGGCCGCCCAGGGGGCCGCGGACAGCGCCCGCCCGCTGATCGGTATCAGTCTCGGCCTGCTCACCGCGGTGGTCCTCGGCTGGCTGCTCTACATCAGCGCGGTCCGGATCAACCTGTCCACGTTCTTCACCTGGACCGGCGCGCTGCTGGTGCTCGTCGCCGCCGGCATCTTCAAGTACGGCTTCCACGACCTGCAGGAGTCCAACGTCCTGGGCGGCCTGGACCACCACGCGTTCGACGTGACGAGCGCCTTCCCGCCCGCGGCGTGGTACTCCGAGCTGCTCCGCGGCATGGTCAACTTCACGCCGGCGCCGACCGTCGTCGAGACGGTCGCCTGGCTCGCCTACGGGATCCCGGTCCTCGTGCTCTTCCTCTGGCCGGCTCGCAAGCCGGCGCCCGCCCCCGCTCCCACCACCGCCTCCTAG
- the efeO gene encoding iron uptake system protein EfeO: MHPARLITAGAAAALLLTACGDKEADTPAGSDNASGKITVAASDTDCKVERTSSDAGTVTFSITNKGSKINEFYVYAAGDRIMGEIENIAPGLSRDLIVELPAGTYETACKPGMIGKGIRGAFQVAGSAAPLTEDAKLAQAAKDYQRYVKSQTGALIEQTTAFVTAVKAGDVAKAKSLFPIARTYWERIEPVAESFGDLDPKIDARDGDLEPGQQWTGFHKIEKDLWVTKDISKDGPVADQLLKDVQTIVTKAESVTFSPVELANGAKGLLDEVATGKITGEEDRYSHTDLWDFAANIEGSQGAIQALRPALEERDPALVKTLDANFAKVEASLAKHRAGDGWKLHNQLTQADLKELSDNINALAEPISRVAALVAAKK, translated from the coding sequence ATGCACCCCGCACGCCTTATCACCGCCGGAGCGGCCGCCGCACTGCTCCTCACCGCCTGCGGCGACAAGGAAGCCGACACTCCGGCCGGCAGCGACAACGCCTCCGGCAAGATCACTGTCGCCGCCTCGGACACCGACTGCAAGGTGGAGCGGACCAGCTCCGACGCGGGCACGGTCACGTTCAGCATCACCAACAAGGGCTCCAAGATCAACGAGTTCTACGTCTACGCCGCCGGTGACCGGATCATGGGCGAGATCGAGAACATCGCACCCGGCCTGTCCCGTGACCTGATCGTCGAGCTGCCGGCCGGCACCTACGAGACCGCGTGCAAGCCCGGCATGATCGGCAAGGGCATCCGCGGCGCGTTCCAGGTGGCCGGCTCCGCCGCGCCGCTCACCGAGGACGCCAAGCTGGCCCAGGCCGCCAAGGACTACCAGCGCTACGTGAAGAGCCAGACCGGCGCGCTGATCGAGCAGACCACCGCGTTCGTCACCGCGGTCAAGGCCGGCGACGTGGCGAAGGCCAAGTCGCTCTTCCCGATCGCCCGCACCTACTGGGAGCGGATCGAGCCGGTCGCGGAGAGCTTCGGCGACCTGGACCCGAAGATCGACGCCCGCGACGGCGACCTGGAGCCGGGTCAGCAGTGGACCGGCTTCCACAAGATCGAGAAGGACCTCTGGGTCACCAAGGACATCAGCAAGGACGGCCCGGTCGCCGACCAGCTGCTCAAGGACGTGCAGACCATCGTCACCAAGGCCGAGTCGGTGACGTTCTCCCCGGTCGAGCTCGCCAACGGCGCCAAGGGCCTGCTCGACGAGGTCGCCACCGGCAAGATCACCGGCGAGGAGGACCGCTACTCGCACACCGACCTGTGGGACTTCGCCGCCAACATCGAGGGATCGCAGGGTGCCATCCAGGCGCTGCGCCCGGCCCTCGAGGAGCGGGACCCGGCGCTGGTCAAGACCCTGGACGCGAACTTCGCCAAGGTCGAGGCGTCGCTCGCGAAGCACCGCGCCGGCGACGGCTGGAAGCTGCACAACCAGCTCACCCAGGCGGACCTCAAGGAGCTGAGCGACAACATCAACGCGCTCGCCGAGCCGATCAGTAGGGTGGCTGCTCTTGTTGCCGCCAAGAAGTAG
- the efeB gene encoding iron uptake transporter deferrochelatase/peroxidase subunit, protein MERRKVLGLAGAGVAGVAAAGAGALALTHNDAAPTAGSLDLVSETGGAIPFYGARQAGIVTPAQDRLHFCAFDVITDDRAALVEMLQDWTAAAARMTQGRDAGTFGAVGGSLEAPPDDTGEALGLPASGLTLTIGFGPTLFRNAQGKDRFGIAAKRPAALADLPKFPRDTLDAAISGGDIGVQACAHDPQVAVHAIRNLARIGMGKVSVRWSQLGFGRTSSTSTTQATPRNLFGFKDGTRNLKAEEPALLDEHLWVQPGDGPEWMTGGSYLVTRKIRMLVETWDRSPLAEQQTIIGRDKGEGAPLTGKQEHDEPDFAAQDGKGQPVIPMDSHLRLAHPDQNGGARLLRRGYNFVDGSDGLGRLNAGLFFMAYQRNPHKQFVPVQNRLAKQDALNEYIRHVSSGLFACPPGLPAADDYWGRSLFA, encoded by the coding sequence ATGGAACGGCGCAAAGTCCTCGGACTGGCCGGCGCGGGCGTCGCCGGCGTGGCCGCCGCCGGCGCGGGCGCGCTGGCCCTGACCCACAACGACGCGGCACCCACCGCCGGTTCCCTCGACCTGGTGTCCGAGACCGGCGGGGCGATCCCGTTCTACGGGGCGCGGCAGGCCGGGATCGTCACGCCGGCGCAGGACCGGCTGCACTTCTGCGCGTTCGACGTGATCACCGACGACCGGGCGGCCCTGGTCGAGATGCTCCAGGACTGGACCGCGGCGGCGGCCCGGATGACACAGGGGCGGGATGCCGGCACGTTCGGCGCGGTCGGCGGCTCGCTGGAGGCGCCGCCGGACGACACCGGCGAGGCGCTGGGACTGCCCGCCTCCGGGCTCACCCTGACCATCGGGTTCGGGCCGACGCTGTTCCGCAACGCCCAGGGCAAGGACCGGTTCGGGATCGCCGCGAAGCGCCCGGCCGCCCTCGCCGACCTGCCGAAGTTCCCCCGGGACACCCTGGACGCGGCGATCTCCGGCGGCGACATCGGCGTGCAGGCCTGCGCCCACGACCCGCAGGTCGCCGTGCACGCCATCCGCAACCTGGCCCGGATCGGCATGGGCAAGGTCAGCGTCCGCTGGTCCCAGCTCGGTTTCGGCCGCACCTCGTCGACCTCCACGACCCAGGCCACCCCGCGCAACCTGTTCGGCTTCAAGGACGGCACCCGCAACCTCAAGGCCGAGGAGCCCGCGCTGCTCGACGAGCACCTGTGGGTCCAGCCCGGCGACGGGCCGGAGTGGATGACCGGCGGCTCCTACCTGGTCACCCGCAAGATCCGGATGCTGGTCGAGACCTGGGACCGCTCACCGCTGGCCGAGCAGCAGACCATCATCGGCCGGGACAAGGGCGAGGGCGCCCCGCTGACCGGCAAGCAGGAGCACGACGAGCCGGACTTCGCCGCCCAGGACGGCAAGGGTCAGCCGGTCATCCCGATGGACTCCCACCTGCGCCTGGCCCACCCGGACCAGAACGGCGGCGCCCGTCTGCTGCGCCGCGGCTACAACTTCGTCGACGGCTCGGACGGTCTCGGTCGCCTGAACGCCGGCCTGTTCTTCATGGCCTACCAGCGCAACCCGCACAAGCAGTTCGTCCCGGTCCAGAACAGGCTGGCCAAGCAGGACGCCCTCAAC